A region of Streptomyces sp. NBC_01267 DNA encodes the following proteins:
- a CDS encoding DEAD/DEAH box helicase produces MTLPVALSGSDVIGQAKTGTGKTLGFGLPLLERVTVPADVEAGRAGPDKLTDAPQALVVVPTRELCQQVTNDLQTAGKVRNVRVLAIYGGRAYEPQVEALKKGVDIIVGTPGRLLDLAGQKKLNLGHVRALVLDEADEMLDLGFLPDVERIMGMLPVKRQTMLFSATMPGAVIGLARRYMSQPTHIRATSPDGEGQTVANITQHIFRAHSMDKPELVSRILQADGRGLAMIFCRTKRTAADIAEQLATRGFASGAVHGDLGQGAREQALRAFRNGKVDVLVCTDVAARGIDVDDVTHVINYQSPEDEKTYLHRIGRTGRAGKSGTAITLVDWDDIPRWKLINKALDLPFDEPEETYSTSAHLYELLGIPVGTKGVLPRAERTRAGLGAEAVEDLGETGGRGRKASVPAPAVKEERAPRTPRQRRRTRNGAPLTESAEAAPAVAVTEQPAPADDATEARAPRRRRRTRASADTRTAVAEAAVVAPAAPVAEAEAPAVVKPKRTRTTKPKAAAADTVAAAPADAKSAEATEAAEAKPKRRRTRTPKAQPES; encoded by the coding sequence ATGACGCTCCCCGTCGCGCTCTCCGGCTCCGACGTCATCGGCCAGGCCAAGACCGGTACCGGCAAGACGCTCGGCTTCGGACTGCCGCTGCTCGAGCGCGTCACCGTCCCCGCGGACGTCGAGGCGGGCCGGGCCGGGCCCGACAAGCTGACCGACGCTCCGCAGGCGCTCGTCGTCGTACCGACCCGTGAGCTGTGCCAGCAGGTGACCAACGACCTGCAGACCGCCGGCAAGGTCCGTAACGTCCGGGTGCTCGCCATCTACGGCGGCCGGGCCTACGAGCCGCAGGTCGAGGCCCTGAAGAAGGGCGTCGACATCATCGTCGGCACGCCGGGCCGACTGCTCGACCTGGCGGGCCAGAAGAAGCTCAACCTCGGTCACGTCCGGGCGCTCGTCCTCGACGAGGCCGACGAGATGCTGGACCTGGGCTTCCTCCCCGACGTCGAGCGCATCATGGGCATGCTGCCGGTCAAGCGCCAGACCATGCTGTTCTCCGCGACCATGCCCGGCGCGGTCATCGGCCTGGCCCGGCGTTACATGTCGCAGCCCACCCACATCCGCGCGACCTCGCCCGACGGCGAGGGCCAGACCGTCGCGAACATCACGCAGCACATCTTCCGCGCGCACTCCATGGACAAGCCGGAGCTGGTCTCCCGCATCCTCCAGGCGGACGGCCGCGGCCTCGCGATGATCTTCTGCCGTACGAAGCGGACGGCCGCCGACATCGCCGAGCAGCTGGCCACCCGCGGCTTCGCCTCCGGCGCGGTCCACGGCGACCTCGGCCAGGGCGCCCGCGAGCAGGCGCTGCGCGCCTTCCGCAACGGCAAGGTCGACGTCCTGGTGTGCACCGACGTCGCGGCCCGCGGTATCGATGTCGACGATGTGACGCACGTCATCAACTACCAGTCCCCCGAGGACGAGAAGACGTACCTGCACCGCATCGGCCGCACCGGCCGCGCGGGCAAGTCGGGTACGGCGATCACCCTGGTCGACTGGGACGACATCCCGCGCTGGAAGCTGATCAACAAGGCGCTGGACCTGCCGTTCGACGAGCCGGAGGAGACCTACTCCACCTCCGCGCACCTCTACGAGCTGCTGGGCATCCCGGTCGGCACGAAGGGCGTCCTGCCGCGCGCGGAGCGTACGCGCGCCGGGCTCGGCGCCGAAGCGGTCGAGGACCTGGGCGAGACCGGCGGCCGTGGCCGCAAGGCGTCCGTGCCCGCGCCCGCCGTGAAGGAGGAGCGTGCGCCGCGCACGCCCCGCCAGCGCCGCCGCACCCGCAACGGCGCACCGCTCACCGAGTCGGCCGAGGCCGCACCCGCGGTGGCCGTGACCGAGCAGCCCGCGCCCGCCGACGACGCCACGGAGGCCCGCGCACCGCGTCGTCGCCGTCGCACCCGGGCGAGCGCCGACACCCGGACCGCGGTGGCCGAGGCCGCCGTGGTGGCTCCGGCCGCGCCGGTGGCCGAGGCGGAGGCGCCCGCGGTGGTCAAGCCGAAGCGGACGCGTACGACGAAGCCGAAGGCGGCTGCCGCGGACACCGTGGCAGCGGCTCCGGCCGATGCGAAGTCGGCAGAGGCGACCGAGGCGGCGGAGGCGAAGCCGAAGCGCCGCCGTACGCGCACGCCGAAGGCACAGCCGGAGAGCTGA
- a CDS encoding TetR/AcrR family transcriptional regulator encodes MTAIEQTEAARPRGTRLPRRARRNQLLGAAQEVFVAQGYHSAAMDDIAERAGVSKPVLYQHFPGKLDLYLALLDQHCESLLQAVRTALASTTDNKLRVAATMDAYFAYVQDEGGAFRLVFESDLTNEPAVRERVDRVSLQCAEAISDVIAGDTGLSKDESMLLAVGLGGVSQVVARYWLSSESGIPRDTAVQLLTSLAWRGIAGFPLHGSDQH; translated from the coding sequence GTGACAGCCATCGAGCAGACCGAGGCAGCGCGCCCGCGGGGTACGCGGCTGCCGCGCCGCGCACGACGTAACCAGCTCCTGGGGGCCGCCCAGGAAGTCTTTGTCGCACAGGGCTACCACTCTGCGGCGATGGACGACATCGCTGAACGGGCCGGGGTCAGCAAGCCCGTGCTCTACCAGCACTTCCCGGGCAAGCTCGACCTGTATCTGGCACTGCTCGACCAGCACTGCGAATCGCTGCTCCAGGCGGTCCGTACGGCTCTGGCCTCGACCACGGACAACAAACTGCGCGTGGCCGCGACGATGGACGCCTACTTCGCGTACGTCCAGGACGAGGGCGGCGCGTTCCGGCTGGTCTTCGAGTCCGACCTGACGAACGAGCCCGCGGTGCGTGAGCGCGTCGACCGGGTGTCGCTCCAGTGCGCCGAGGCGATCTCCGACGTCATCGCGGGCGACACCGGACTCTCCAAGGACGAGTCGATGCTGCTGGCGGTGGGCCTCGGCGGTGTGTCCCAGGTGGTCGCCCGCTACTGGCTCTCCAGCGAGTCCGGCATCCCGCGCGACACGGCGGTACAGCTCCTGACCTCGCTCGCCTGGCGCGGCATCGCGGGCTTCCCGCTGCACGGCAGCGACCAGCACTGA
- a CDS encoding NYN domain-containing protein: protein MNDPDISAQLQRTNELLQRVLAEVSKTPSTHAIFVDAGYVYAAAGLLVTGNEDRRSFDLDAEGLIEAFIDKARTIFADSRLLRVYWYDGARRRIHTPEQQSIAELPDVKVRLGNLNANNQQKGVDSLIRTDLESLARHRAISDAALVGGDEDLVSAVEAAQGYGARVHLWGIEAGEGRNQAEPLLWEVDSQRTFDLEFWQPYVVRRPVTVYEEGTPPPSREDVRFVGAQIAATWLSERGRQTLAELLPGRPYLPGPVDQDLLVEAERLLQRSLRGHGDLRRALRDGFWNHLQSQY, encoded by the coding sequence ATGAACGATCCTGATATCAGCGCTCAGCTGCAGCGCACGAATGAGCTTCTCCAGCGCGTGCTCGCCGAGGTGTCCAAGACGCCCTCCACGCACGCGATCTTCGTCGACGCCGGGTATGTGTACGCCGCCGCCGGTCTGCTGGTCACCGGCAACGAGGACCGCCGGTCGTTCGACCTCGACGCCGAGGGGCTGATCGAGGCCTTCATCGACAAGGCCCGGACGATCTTCGCGGACAGCCGTCTGCTGCGGGTGTACTGGTACGACGGCGCCCGGCGCCGTATCCACACCCCCGAGCAGCAGTCCATCGCCGAGCTGCCCGACGTCAAGGTCCGGCTGGGCAACCTCAACGCCAACAATCAGCAGAAGGGCGTCGACTCGCTCATCCGCACGGATCTGGAGTCGCTGGCCAGACACCGGGCGATCAGCGACGCGGCGCTGGTCGGCGGTGACGAGGACCTGGTCTCGGCGGTCGAGGCCGCGCAGGGGTACGGCGCGCGGGTCCATCTCTGGGGCATCGAGGCGGGGGAGGGCCGCAACCAGGCCGAACCGCTGCTCTGGGAGGTCGACAGCCAGCGCACCTTCGACCTCGAATTCTGGCAGCCGTACGTCGTGCGGCGTCCGGTCACGGTGTACGAGGAGGGCACGCCCCCGCCGTCCCGTGAGGACGTCCGCTTCGTGGGCGCGCAGATCGCGGCGACCTGGCTCTCCGAACGGGGCCGCCAGACGCTGGCCGAGCTGCTGCCGGGCCGCCCCTACCTGCCGGGCCCGGTGGACCAGGACCTGCTGGTGGAGGCGGAACGGCTGCTCCAGCGGTCGCTGCGCGGGCACGGCGATCTGCGACGGGCCCTGCGGGACGGCTTCTGGAACCATCTGCAGTCGCAGTACTGA
- a CDS encoding alpha/beta fold hydrolase translates to MSRPPTFTPPPGTHPRPLLTSRGTFATLDTPATAPHQGTALLLPGYTGSKEDFIAMFTPLAAAGYRVVAVDGRGQYETAGPDDQEAYSQAELARDVLAQAEALGGGVHLVGHSLGGQIARAAVLLDPAPFTSLTLISSGPAEVTAAQQQKIRLLSEALPVLDMGRVWEAMQAMGPPQDADEGDHEPAMRRRWLMHSPAQLIATGRQLATEPDRVDELAAVPLPQHVVSGERDDTWPVPLLDAMAVRLGAARTVVEGAEHSPNTDRPTRTAEALSAFWDAQHGDVQHGHVQHGHVEQGDAQR, encoded by the coding sequence ATGAGCAGGCCACCCACCTTCACCCCGCCCCCCGGCACCCACCCGCGCCCCCTCCTGACCTCCCGCGGCACCTTCGCCACCCTGGACACACCGGCCACCGCCCCCCACCAGGGCACCGCGCTCCTGCTGCCCGGTTACACGGGAAGCAAGGAGGACTTCATCGCGATGTTCACGCCGCTCGCCGCAGCCGGTTACCGGGTCGTGGCCGTCGACGGTCGCGGACAGTACGAAACGGCCGGGCCCGACGACCAAGAGGCCTACTCCCAGGCCGAGTTGGCCAGGGACGTACTGGCGCAGGCCGAGGCTCTCGGCGGTGGCGTGCATCTGGTCGGGCACTCGCTCGGCGGCCAGATCGCCCGCGCGGCGGTCCTGCTCGACCCGGCCCCCTTCACCTCACTGACGCTGATCTCCTCGGGTCCCGCCGAGGTCACCGCCGCCCAGCAGCAGAAGATCAGGCTGCTGAGCGAGGCGCTGCCCGTGCTGGACATGGGCAGGGTGTGGGAGGCGATGCAGGCGATGGGACCGCCGCAGGACGCCGACGAAGGCGACCACGAACCGGCCATGCGCCGACGCTGGTTGATGCATTCACCCGCTCAACTCATCGCCACAGGACGGCAGTTGGCCACCGAGCCGGACCGGGTGGACGAACTCGCCGCCGTACCGCTGCCCCAGCACGTCGTGTCGGGCGAGCGCGACGACACCTGGCCGGTGCCGCTGCTCGACGCGATGGCGGTACGGCTGGGAGCCGCGCGGACCGTCGTCGAGGGGGCCGAACACTCGCCCAACACCGACCGGCCCACGCGGACGGCCGAAGCGCTGAGCGCCTTCTGGGACGCCCAGCACGGAGACGTACAGCACGGACACGTACAGCACGGACACGTAGAGCAGGGAGACGCGCAGCGCTGA
- a CDS encoding ferritin-like fold-containing protein produces the protein METPDTANAPTGIAAQSWETASADPRYHAAVVDLLGALAYGELAAFERLAEDAKLAPTLADKAALAKMASAEFSHFERLSERLSAIDVEPTASMEPFAQALDDFHRQTAPSDWLEGLVKAYVGDSIASDFYREVAARLDTDTRELVLAVLDDTGHGNFAVEKVRAAIEAEPRVGGRLALWARRLMGEALSQAQRVVADRDALSTMLVGGVADGFDLAEVGRMFSRITEAHTKRMAALGLAA, from the coding sequence ATGGAGACGCCTGACACCGCCAACGCCCCCACCGGAATCGCCGCCCAGAGCTGGGAAACGGCATCCGCCGACCCGAGGTATCACGCCGCGGTCGTGGACCTGCTCGGCGCGCTCGCGTACGGCGAACTGGCGGCCTTCGAGCGGCTCGCCGAGGACGCCAAACTCGCACCCACGCTCGCCGACAAGGCAGCGCTCGCGAAGATGGCGTCGGCCGAGTTCTCCCACTTCGAGCGGTTGTCCGAGCGGCTGTCCGCGATCGATGTGGAGCCGACGGCGTCCATGGAACCGTTCGCGCAGGCACTGGACGACTTCCACCGGCAGACCGCACCGTCGGACTGGCTGGAGGGCCTGGTCAAGGCATACGTGGGCGACTCGATCGCCAGTGACTTCTACCGTGAGGTCGCGGCCCGGCTCGACACGGACACTCGTGAGCTGGTGCTCGCGGTGCTCGACGACACGGGGCACGGCAACTTCGCCGTGGAGAAGGTGCGCGCGGCGATCGAGGCGGAGCCGCGGGTCGGCGGGCGGCTGGCGCTCTGGGCGCGGCGGCTGATGGGCGAGGCACTGAGCCAGGCCCAGCGGGTGGTGGCCGACCGGGACGCGCTGTCCACGATGCTCGTGGGGGGCGTCGCCGACGGCTTCGACCTGGCGGAGGTCGGGCGGATGTTCTCCCGGATCACCGAGGCGCACACGAAGCGGATGGCCGCGCTGGGGCTGGCCGCGTAG
- a CDS encoding alpha/beta fold hydrolase, with translation MSSTELPGMVAAAPATGASTVRIAAGESLRTVTFPGLTLTVRSRPGARAGLPPALFVHGLGGSSQNWSALMPLIEDAVDSEAVDLPGFGDSPPPDDGDYSVTGHARAVIRLLDAGGRGPVHLFGNSLGGAVTTRVAALRPDLVRTLTLVSPALPELRVQRSAAPTGLLAVPGTAALFLRLTKDWTPEMRTRGMLGLCYGDPSRVSEEGLRHAVEEMERRLQLPYFWDAMTRSARGIVNAYTLGGEHGLWRQARRVLAPTLLVYGVRDQLVSYRMARKAVTAFRGSRLLSLPDAGHVAMMEFPESVATAFRELLEDYNSSGS, from the coding sequence ATGTCTTCGACCGAGCTGCCGGGAATGGTGGCCGCCGCCCCGGCCACCGGGGCGAGCACCGTACGGATCGCGGCAGGGGAATCGCTGCGCACGGTGACGTTCCCCGGACTGACGCTGACCGTACGTTCCCGGCCCGGGGCGCGGGCCGGGCTGCCGCCCGCGCTCTTCGTGCACGGGCTCGGCGGGTCCTCGCAGAACTGGTCGGCGCTGATGCCCCTCATCGAGGACGCCGTGGACAGCGAGGCGGTCGATCTGCCCGGCTTCGGGGATTCCCCGCCGCCCGACGACGGCGACTACTCGGTCACCGGCCACGCCCGTGCGGTGATCCGGCTGCTCGACGCCGGCGGGCGCGGGCCCGTCCATCTCTTCGGCAATTCCCTGGGCGGCGCGGTCACCACCCGTGTCGCGGCCCTGCGGCCCGACCTGGTGCGCACCCTCACCCTGGTCTCGCCCGCGCTGCCCGAGCTGCGCGTACAGCGTTCCGCGGCGCCGACCGGGCTGCTCGCGGTGCCCGGTACCGCCGCTCTGTTCCTGCGGCTCACCAAGGACTGGACGCCCGAGATGCGTACCCGCGGCATGCTCGGGCTCTGTTACGGCGACCCGTCACGGGTCAGCGAAGAGGGCCTGCGCCACGCGGTCGAGGAAATGGAACGGCGGCTGCAACTGCCGTACTTCTGGGATGCCATGACCCGGTCGGCGCGCGGCATCGTCAACGCGTACACCCTGGGCGGGGAGCACGGGCTCTGGAGGCAGGCCCGGCGGGTGCTTGCCCCTACGCTGCTGGTGTACGGAGTCCGGGACCAGCTCGTCTCGTACCGTATGGCACGCAAGGCGGTGACCGCGTTCCGCGGATCACGGCTGCTGTCACTGCCCGACGCCGGGCACGTGGCGATGATGGAGTTCCCGGAATCGGTCGCGACGGCCTTCCGGGAATTGCTGGAGGACTACAACAGCAGTGGGAGCTGA
- a CDS encoding DUF3107 domain-containing protein, whose translation MEVKIGVQHAPREIVLESGQSAEEVERSVADALAGKAQLLSLTDDKGRRVLVPADRIAYVELGEPATRRVGFGAL comes from the coding sequence GTGGAGGTCAAGATCGGCGTGCAGCACGCGCCCCGGGAGATCGTTCTGGAGAGCGGGCAGTCCGCCGAGGAGGTCGAGCGCTCGGTTGCCGACGCGCTGGCCGGCAAGGCACAGCTGCTCAGCCTCACGGACGACAAGGGCCGCAGGGTCCTGGTACCGGCCGACCGGATCGCTTACGTGGAGCTCGGCGAACCGGCGACCCGCCGGGTCGGCTTCGGCGCCCTGTAA
- a CDS encoding Ms4533A family Cys-rich leader peptide, translating to MPHCPVSTDRTALELVLFGVTGHCVADVLCR from the coding sequence ATGCCGCACTGCCCTGTGTCCACCGATCGCACCGCCCTTGAGCTGGTGCTGTTCGGCGTGACCGGGCACTGCGTCGCCGACGTTCTCTGTCGCTGA
- a CDS encoding DUF3152 domain-containing protein produces MGRHSRRGDVPQSVEGVSGATAGDGEGAATRTGAEVGTGRRRRAPAAPEQVRGGHPEQPEWSAPAPERYGTWQGVQARPQVPGPRREFVEAFGTSGRRKDAGGGQDPRTGQDARGGQDSRTGQAGPEEKRGSATAAPAASATLTVPVAPDVPDGSESTAGPGVPADGGAAGSEKAGSEKGSKGRTFTGIAAAAVTTVLAVVVAGQVADGGGSHDTSRAAGATERETGAGPASRGDNRPEPKAAVVPLTYAKKMSTLYPLDPKLEATGKFSVVPGSAKAPGTGRKYRYRVDIEKGMGLDGMLFAEAVQKTLNDNRSWAHDGAKTFERISSGQPDFVITLASPVTTAKWCEKSGLDTLEENVSCDSAATDRVMINAYRWAQGSETFGDSKIYPYRQMLINHEVGHRLGHNHESCRTPGALAPVMQQQTKSLDIDGIRCRANPWVYPTR; encoded by the coding sequence GTGGGACGTCACAGCCGCCGGGGCGATGTGCCCCAGAGCGTGGAAGGCGTCTCCGGCGCGACCGCCGGTGACGGTGAAGGCGCCGCGACGCGTACCGGGGCCGAGGTCGGGACCGGACGGCGCAGAAGAGCCCCCGCGGCGCCCGAGCAGGTGCGGGGCGGTCACCCCGAGCAGCCGGAGTGGAGCGCGCCCGCGCCCGAGCGGTACGGCACCTGGCAGGGTGTGCAGGCGCGCCCTCAGGTCCCGGGTCCCCGGCGGGAGTTCGTCGAGGCGTTCGGGACGTCCGGCCGGCGGAAGGACGCCGGCGGCGGGCAGGATCCCCGTACCGGGCAGGACGCCCGTGGCGGGCAGGATTCCCGTACCGGGCAGGCGGGCCCGGAGGAGAAGCGCGGCAGCGCGACGGCCGCGCCCGCTGCCTCCGCGACGCTCACCGTCCCCGTCGCCCCCGACGTACCGGACGGGTCCGAAAGCACCGCCGGTCCGGGTGTCCCGGCCGACGGCGGGGCCGCGGGCAGTGAGAAGGCGGGCAGCGAGAAGGGCAGCAAGGGCCGTACGTTCACCGGGATCGCCGCCGCTGCGGTGACCACGGTGCTGGCCGTCGTGGTCGCGGGTCAGGTCGCCGACGGCGGCGGGTCCCACGACACTTCGCGGGCGGCCGGCGCTACGGAGCGGGAGACCGGCGCGGGGCCCGCCTCGCGCGGCGACAACCGGCCCGAACCGAAGGCCGCCGTGGTCCCCCTGACGTACGCGAAGAAGATGTCCACGCTGTATCCGCTCGACCCGAAGCTCGAAGCAACGGGAAAGTTCTCGGTGGTCCCCGGATCGGCGAAGGCGCCGGGCACGGGGCGCAAATACCGTTACCGGGTGGACATCGAGAAGGGAATGGGCCTCGACGGCATGCTTTTCGCCGAAGCGGTCCAGAAGACCCTGAACGACAACCGGAGTTGGGCGCACGACGGTGCCAAGACCTTCGAGCGCATTTCTTCGGGACAGCCGGATTTCGTGATTACGCTGGCCAGTCCCGTCACCACCGCGAAATGGTGTGAGAAATCCGGTCTGGATACGCTTGAGGAGAATGTGTCCTGCGATTCCGCGGCGACCGACCGCGTGATGATCAACGCGTATCGCTGGGCCCAGGGCTCGGAGACGTTCGGCGACAGCAAGATCTATCCGTACCGGCAGATGCTGATCAACCACGAGGTCGGCCACCGGCTCGGACACAACCACGAGAGTTGCCGCACCCCCGGCGCACTGGCGCCCGTGATGCAGCAGCAGACCAAGTCGCTGGACATCGACGGGATCCGGTGCAGGGCGAACCCCTGGGTGTATCCCACCCGTTGA